One genomic window of Hymenobacter sp. J193 includes the following:
- a CDS encoding metallophosphoesterase, giving the protein MRILIVPDLHGRANWHQSVTDFLTAATPADRVVFLGDYLDSFTVADQPMLDNFIDVLLLREREPERVVLLLGNHCFPYLFYPTFQCSGFRPQLAPALHILFKTHQALFQVAWQIGPYLFTHAGVSDMWMVANRLAIRLLLGHHARPDNLADTLNHLLASEQGRQLLWQVSGYNGGRNRVDGPLWVRPVHLSRGLLPGLIQVVGHTPQPHIHSDINEATQTGFIVADCHDHSPDEFLTLQLPQ; this is encoded by the coding sequence ATGCGCATCCTTATCGTCCCCGACTTGCACGGCCGCGCCAACTGGCACCAGTCGGTAACCGACTTCCTGACGGCCGCTACCCCGGCTGACCGGGTGGTATTCCTCGGCGACTACCTCGACAGCTTCACCGTCGCTGACCAGCCCATGCTCGACAACTTCATCGACGTGCTGCTGCTCCGCGAGCGGGAGCCCGAGCGGGTTGTTCTGCTGCTGGGCAACCATTGCTTCCCTTACCTGTTTTACCCCACTTTCCAGTGCTCCGGTTTCCGCCCCCAGTTGGCCCCGGCTCTGCACATCTTATTCAAAACGCACCAGGCCCTGTTCCAGGTGGCCTGGCAAATTGGGCCTTACTTATTCACCCACGCCGGCGTCTCCGATATGTGGATGGTGGCCAACCGGCTGGCCATTCGTCTGTTGCTGGGCCACCATGCCCGTCCCGACAACCTGGCCGACACGCTTAACCACCTGCTGGCGTCAGAGCAGGGCCGGCAGCTGCTCTGGCAGGTGTCCGGCTACAATGGTGGGCGCAACCGGGTAGACGGTCCCCTGTGGGTGCGCCCGGTACACCTGAGCCGGGGCCTGCTGCCCGGCCTGATCCAGGTAGTGGGCCACACGCCCCAACCGCACATCCACTCCGACATCAACGAAGCCACCCAAACTGGTTTCATCGTCGCCGACTGCCACGACCACAGCCCGGACGAGTTCCTGACGTTGCAGCTCCCACAGTAA
- a CDS encoding DNA-binding protein, translated as MQAVILVSEAEWNGLLNEVARLRKEVKKLSPPAAPPTPPDRILNVREAAQYLRLKPEGVRNARRQGRLQGLRLNEKEWGFRLSELTCYLTRYNRRPLDGPLPD; from the coding sequence ATGCAAGCTGTTATCCTGGTTTCCGAGGCTGAGTGGAACGGCCTCCTCAACGAAGTTGCCCGTCTCCGCAAGGAGGTGAAAAAACTGAGCCCCCCGGCCGCCCCGCCCACCCCGCCCGACCGCATCCTCAACGTGCGCGAGGCGGCCCAGTACCTCCGGCTCAAGCCTGAGGGTGTCCGCAATGCCCGCCGCCAGGGCCGCCTGCAGGGCCTGCGCCTTAACGAAAAGGAGTGGGGGTTCCGCCTCTCGGAGCTTACCTGCTACCTCACCCGCTACAACCGCCGCCCGCTGGACGGCCCCTTACCCGACTAA
- a CDS encoding DNA cytosine methyltransferase, giving the protein MSRQLTHGALFNGIGGFPLAASQAGILTTWTVEKDPFCNAVSRRHFPHAHQYLDIHDVYAPTPVDIISGGYPCQPYSAAGKRRGATDDRALWPQMLRLVDALRPGWVLGENVAHHVRLGLAAVLTDLEAAGYEVWPLLIPACGVGAPHQRERVWILAHTHDRGRRDRPHQPQPVTGGGGTSYTGAAGEDAAHAHSQRCPESPGLPQPPEPLTTKRLPGPGRGPDAGAAGTGSWPLTQPPLRARADGVSSQLVRPDGGTDAAGAPADAPEPKGWARHAIKAAGNALVPQIPTRFFQFIADYEDGLSAAP; this is encoded by the coding sequence ATGAGCCGGCAGCTCACCCACGGGGCATTGTTCAACGGCATCGGCGGTTTTCCGCTGGCGGCCAGTCAGGCGGGTATTCTTACCACCTGGACAGTCGAAAAAGACCCGTTCTGCAACGCCGTCAGCCGCCGGCATTTTCCTCACGCCCATCAGTACCTCGACATTCACGATGTCTACGCCCCCACGCCAGTTGACATTATTTCCGGTGGCTACCCCTGCCAGCCCTACAGCGCCGCCGGGAAGCGCCGCGGCGCGACGGATGACCGTGCGCTCTGGCCGCAGATGCTCCGCCTTGTTGACGCATTGCGGCCCGGCTGGGTCCTTGGTGAAAATGTTGCTCACCACGTCCGCCTGGGCCTCGCCGCTGTGCTCACTGACCTGGAAGCTGCAGGTTATGAAGTCTGGCCGCTGCTTATTCCGGCTTGCGGTGTCGGTGCCCCGCACCAGCGGGAGCGAGTCTGGATTCTGGCCCACACCCACGACCGTGGACGCCGGGACCGGCCGCATCAACCGCAGCCCGTCACCGGGGGCGGCGGAACGTCCTACACTGGCGCTGCTGGTGAAGATGCTGCCCACGCCCATAGCCAACGATGCCCAGAATCCCCAGGCCTACCCCAGCCGCCTGAACCGCTTACGACCAAGCGCCTACCGGGGCCTGGCCGTGGCCCTGATGCGGGAGCAGCCGGTACCGGTTCCTGGCCTCTCACTCAACCCCCGCTTCGTGCTCGAGCTGATGGGGTTTCCTCCCAACTGGTGCGACCTGACGGAGGCACAGATGCAGCAGGTGCGCCAGCAGATGCGCCGGAGCCGAAAGGCTGGGCCCGCCACGCCATAAAAGCCGCCGGGAATGCGCTGGTACCTCAGATTCCTACCCGGTTCTTTCAGTTCATTGCCGACTACGAAGACGGCCTCTCCGCCGCGCCCTGA
- a CDS encoding helix-turn-helix domain-containing protein: MQTVVLIPEPEWKQILGRLEKLETAEQHRASAAEAPPDEVLPTEQAAAYIGLCAEALRRARRLGRIPGVRLNDKDWGFRRSALDAYPRRYHRPAA, translated from the coding sequence ATGCAGACCGTCGTACTCATTCCTGAGCCTGAGTGGAAGCAGATTCTGGGGCGTCTGGAGAAACTGGAAACGGCCGAGCAGCACCGCGCCAGCGCAGCAGAAGCTCCCCCGGATGAGGTGCTGCCAACTGAGCAGGCCGCTGCCTACATCGGCCTCTGCGCCGAGGCTCTGCGGCGGGCGCGCCGTCTGGGCCGCATTCCCGGTGTGCGCCTCAACGACAAGGACTGGGGCTTTCGTCGCTCTGCCCTTGATGCCTACCCGCGCCGCTACCACCGCCCGGCCGCATGA
- a CDS encoding LexA family transcriptional regulator: protein MQQVEPQGNNSLPNTLDAEVGSRIKELFKQHNLTTYEASVKLGYGKSSKLYKTLSGEVKPSFETLFDIFACFPNVSADWLMLGRGPMEVGGSAPVVKATAPHQSSSLQVLTVTVDKDGEETTVLVPVHAQAGYSLQHNEAVYLRDLRHYKIPGFEHGSYRAFEVAGDSMIPIFNHHDVVVTSLVDDRRLLEPGEVYVVVTSESVMLKRIRQQITSPDMEVLLYSDNPHRKPYPLEARDIQQLWRVRGCVSSFIPSAPDVTTERLWEVIELLGHDKSEVKRFMMEDAPSDAPH from the coding sequence ATGCAACAAGTTGAGCCACAGGGCAATAATTCTTTGCCCAACACCCTGGATGCTGAAGTAGGTAGTCGTATCAAGGAGCTGTTTAAGCAGCACAACCTGACCACGTATGAGGCCAGCGTGAAGCTGGGCTATGGGAAGTCAAGCAAGCTCTACAAGACGCTCAGCGGCGAAGTGAAGCCTTCTTTCGAAACGCTGTTTGACATCTTTGCCTGCTTTCCGAACGTCTCAGCGGATTGGCTGATGCTGGGTCGGGGCCCGATGGAAGTAGGCGGTAGCGCCCCTGTCGTGAAAGCTACGGCGCCGCATCAGAGCAGCAGTCTGCAGGTGCTGACGGTAACGGTAGACAAGGATGGAGAAGAAACCACAGTTCTGGTGCCGGTGCATGCCCAAGCTGGCTACTCCTTGCAGCACAACGAGGCCGTGTACCTGCGCGACCTGCGCCACTACAAAATACCGGGCTTTGAACACGGGTCGTACCGCGCCTTCGAGGTGGCGGGGGACAGCATGATTCCCATCTTTAATCACCACGACGTGGTGGTAACGTCCCTCGTGGATGACCGGCGGCTGCTGGAGCCGGGGGAGGTCTATGTAGTGGTAACCAGCGAGAGTGTCATGCTCAAGCGCATCCGCCAGCAGATTACCTCGCCCGATATGGAGGTGCTGTTGTACTCGGACAACCCGCACCGCAAGCCCTACCCACTGGAAGCCCGCGACATTCAACAGCTGTGGCGGGTGCGGGGCTGCGTGTCAAGCTTTATTCCCAGCGCCCCCGACGTAACGACGGAACGGTTGTGGGAAGTAATTGAGCTGCTGGGGCACGATAAGAGCGAGGTGAAGCGGTTTATGATGGAAGACGCCCCCTCTGACGCCCCCCATTGA
- a CDS encoding alkene reductase, translated as MTQTTQLFTPFQLGAIELPNRLVMAPMTRSRATNPENVPTDSTVQYYVQRATAGLIITEGAQVSAQGVGYINTPGIHTEAQVAAWKKVTDAVHAAGGRIFIQLWHVGRVSHPAFHGGELPVAPSAIKPEGAKAFTGQGFEEVPTPRALDLNEIAGVVDQFRQAARNAKRAGFDGAEIHGANGYLLDQFLQDGANQRTDEYGGSVANRARFVLEVVQAVVDELGADRVGIRFAPQGSSSIKDSDPVATFSYVTEQLNRFKLAYLHVVEARPGHPMAAAPGVPAVAAHLRKIFQGTFILNGGYTQETAEEALAGNEADLIAFGVPFIANPDLVERFQQGAALNTPDYSTFYVPGDKGYIDYPSLAEAKVSQANDVYSN; from the coding sequence ATGACCCAGACAACCCAATTATTTACGCCCTTCCAGCTCGGTGCCATTGAGCTGCCCAACCGCCTCGTAATGGCCCCGATGACGCGCAGCCGGGCGACCAACCCCGAAAACGTGCCTACCGACTCGACGGTGCAGTACTACGTGCAGCGCGCTACTGCGGGCCTCATCATCACGGAAGGGGCCCAGGTATCTGCCCAGGGTGTGGGCTACATCAACACGCCCGGTATTCATACCGAAGCCCAGGTAGCGGCCTGGAAAAAAGTAACCGACGCCGTACATGCGGCGGGTGGGCGCATTTTTATTCAGCTCTGGCACGTGGGCCGCGTTTCGCACCCTGCTTTCCACGGTGGCGAGCTGCCGGTGGCTCCTTCGGCCATCAAGCCCGAAGGCGCAAAAGCATTTACTGGCCAGGGGTTCGAGGAAGTGCCCACGCCCCGGGCGCTGGATCTAAATGAAATTGCGGGCGTAGTGGACCAGTTTCGCCAGGCGGCCCGCAATGCCAAGCGCGCCGGCTTCGATGGAGCGGAAATCCACGGCGCCAACGGCTATCTGCTCGACCAGTTTCTGCAGGACGGTGCCAACCAGCGCACCGACGAGTATGGCGGCAGCGTAGCAAACCGCGCCCGTTTCGTGCTGGAAGTGGTGCAGGCCGTGGTAGATGAGCTTGGGGCCGACCGCGTAGGCATCCGCTTCGCGCCTCAGGGCAGCAGCAGCATCAAGGACTCCGACCCGGTAGCTACTTTCAGCTACGTGACTGAGCAGCTCAACCGCTTCAAGCTGGCGTATCTGCACGTGGTGGAAGCCCGCCCCGGTCACCCAATGGCCGCCGCGCCGGGCGTACCTGCCGTGGCGGCGCACCTGCGCAAAATCTTTCAGGGCACCTTTATCCTGAATGGTGGCTACACCCAGGAAACAGCCGAAGAAGCCCTGGCCGGCAACGAGGCCGACCTGATTGCCTTCGGGGTGCCCTTCATTGCCAACCCCGATCTGGTGGAGCGCTTCCAGCAGGGAGCTGCCCTGAACACACCCGATTACAGCACCTTCTACGTGCCCGGCGACAAAGGCTACATCGACTATCCTTCGTTGGCAGAGGCGAAAGTCTCGCAGGCCAATGATGTGTACAGCAACTAG
- a CDS encoding SDR family oxidoreductase yields MKQHAQKLPYPAKQADMKLQPGMNFSTYRAAGKLQDKIALITGADSGIGRAVAVAFAMEGAHVAVLFNENLADAEETKRLVEAQQRRCLLLQLDVRDPEQCRQAVRRTRAELGGLNILVNNAAFQMAQEKFEDIPEEQIRRTFDTNILGYIWMAQAAVPHFTKDDCIINTGSIVGLTGNPLLIDYTATKSAIHAFTKSLATHLGERGIRVNCVVPGPVWTPNIPGTMPQEEIEKFGYEVALARPGQPEELAPAYVLLASQDGSFMTGSLVHVTGGKLSSDQ; encoded by the coding sequence ATGAAGCAGCATGCTCAGAAGCTGCCTTACCCGGCCAAACAAGCCGATATGAAGCTGCAGCCGGGCATGAACTTCAGCACTTACCGCGCGGCCGGCAAGCTGCAGGACAAAATCGCCCTTATCACGGGTGCCGACTCTGGGATTGGCCGGGCCGTGGCGGTGGCTTTTGCTATGGAAGGTGCCCACGTGGCCGTGCTCTTCAACGAAAACCTGGCGGATGCCGAGGAAACCAAGCGCCTGGTAGAAGCCCAGCAGCGCCGCTGCCTGCTGCTGCAGCTGGACGTGCGCGACCCGGAGCAGTGCCGGCAGGCCGTGCGCCGCACCCGCGCCGAGCTGGGCGGGCTGAATATTCTCGTCAACAACGCCGCCTTTCAGATGGCGCAGGAAAAGTTCGAGGACATTCCCGAAGAGCAGATTCGCCGCACCTTCGATACCAATATCCTAGGCTACATCTGGATGGCGCAGGCCGCCGTGCCGCACTTCACCAAGGATGACTGCATCATCAACACCGGCAGCATTGTGGGCCTGACTGGCAACCCGCTGCTCATCGACTACACCGCCACCAAGTCGGCCATTCACGCCTTCACCAAAAGCCTGGCTACGCACCTGGGTGAGCGGGGCATCCGGGTGAACTGCGTGGTGCCCGGCCCGGTCTGGACGCCCAACATCCCCGGCACCATGCCCCAGGAGGAAATCGAGAAGTTTGGCTACGAGGTGGCCCTGGCCCGCCCCGGTCAGCCCGAGGAGCTGGCCCCGGCCTACGTGCTGCTGGCTTCCCAGGATGGCTCGTTCATGACCGGCTCCCTCGTGCACGTGACGGGCGGCAAGCTGAGCAGCGACCAGTAG
- a CDS encoding gluconate 2-dehydrogenase subunit 3 family protein: MPQYPAGTVRALLSTDLVTPATRAALEARLVSAAGYEPQFFDPATYALLEAVAARIFPQPDRETPIALTPAIDQRLLAGTADGWRYDAMPPDREAFRLGLGGINQAAQAQFQQVFTALDEARQDAVLEQLAAGNAAGENWQQLPQSRFFEDLLAELTEIYYAHPLAQEEIGYVGMADVPGWQRLGLNETEDREPTEVKL, from the coding sequence ATGCCGCAGTACCCCGCAGGCACCGTTCGCGCTTTACTCTCCACCGACCTCGTAACGCCGGCAACCCGTGCGGCCTTGGAAGCCCGGCTGGTTTCGGCCGCTGGCTACGAGCCCCAGTTTTTTGACCCTGCCACCTATGCCTTGTTGGAAGCTGTGGCGGCCCGCATTTTCCCGCAGCCTGATCGTGAAACACCCATTGCCCTGACCCCTGCCATCGACCAGCGCCTGTTGGCTGGCACCGCCGACGGCTGGCGCTACGATGCTATGCCCCCCGACCGGGAAGCCTTCCGGCTGGGGCTGGGCGGTATCAATCAGGCGGCGCAGGCGCAATTTCAGCAGGTGTTTACTGCCTTGGATGAAGCCCGGCAAGATGCGGTGCTGGAGCAGCTGGCGGCTGGTAATGCCGCTGGTGAGAATTGGCAGCAGCTTCCGCAAAGCCGCTTTTTTGAGGACCTGCTGGCTGAGCTGACCGAAATCTACTACGCTCATCCCCTGGCTCAGGAGGAAATCGGCTACGTGGGCATGGCCGATGTGCCCGGCTGGCAGCGCCTAGGCCTCAACGAAACCGAAGACCGGGAGCCTACGGAGGTGAAGTTGTGA
- a CDS encoding GMC family oxidoreductase — translation MPEEEVLEESVLNPVKPEIQDPLLQALLAESAALDAAPTEQELPDLLPNPVEEVDCVVIGTGAGGAPLLARLAMAGLKVVALEAGPRRNPARDYATDEKAQSFLFWNDERLSAGQSPVAFGKNNSGTGVGGSTLHYTAYTPRAHANDLTLHRDFGQGVDWPFGIEELEPYYEELEHFLGVSGPTPYPWNPSRRKGYPLAPLPLNGAAQLMQRACAQLGIQTSPAANAALSARYYQEGIGWREACTNRGFCQAGCNRGAKASMDVTFLPLAESYGAEIRADAFVTEIERDEQGRVTGVVYEQYGQTVRQRCRHLFLCAGAVETPRLLMLNELALSSGHVGKNFMAHPGMQVWGTFPEDIRPYKGIPGGLISEDTHRPKNADFAGGYLLQSIGVMPVTFATQMVRQRKLWGQALRDYMRSYNHMAGINILGDCLPHAANFLELAEEKDARGLPKPRLHFTAQENEQRMNRHAEKLMRQIWEAAGARDIWAFERYAHVIGTARMGLSGDDAVVNPEGRAFDVPNLYICDNSVFPSALSVNPALTIMALSLRTADKFLASLR, via the coding sequence ATGCCCGAGGAAGAAGTACTGGAAGAAAGTGTGCTGAACCCGGTGAAACCGGAAATCCAGGATCCGCTGCTGCAAGCCCTTTTGGCCGAAAGTGCCGCCCTTGACGCTGCCCCGACCGAGCAGGAACTACCGGATCTTCTGCCCAACCCCGTGGAGGAGGTTGACTGCGTGGTGATTGGAACCGGTGCGGGCGGGGCACCGTTGCTGGCGCGCTTGGCTATGGCCGGTCTGAAAGTAGTGGCCCTGGAAGCCGGTCCCCGCCGCAACCCGGCCCGCGACTACGCAACCGACGAAAAAGCCCAGAGCTTCCTGTTCTGGAACGACGAGCGGCTGTCGGCAGGCCAGAGCCCGGTGGCGTTCGGCAAAAACAACTCGGGCACCGGCGTGGGCGGCTCCACTTTGCACTACACCGCCTACACCCCCCGCGCCCACGCCAACGACCTCACCCTGCACCGCGACTTCGGCCAGGGCGTCGACTGGCCGTTTGGTATCGAAGAGTTGGAGCCGTACTACGAGGAGCTGGAGCACTTTCTGGGGGTCAGCGGGCCTACGCCTTACCCCTGGAACCCGAGCCGCCGCAAAGGCTACCCGCTGGCCCCGCTGCCCCTGAACGGCGCAGCCCAGCTCATGCAGCGCGCCTGTGCTCAACTGGGGATTCAAACCTCACCGGCGGCCAACGCGGCGCTGTCGGCGCGCTACTACCAAGAGGGCATTGGGTGGCGCGAGGCCTGCACCAACCGGGGCTTCTGCCAGGCCGGCTGTAACCGCGGGGCCAAAGCCAGCATGGACGTCACCTTCCTGCCCTTGGCCGAAAGCTACGGGGCCGAAATCAGGGCCGATGCCTTTGTGACGGAAATTGAGCGCGACGAGCAAGGCCGGGTGACGGGTGTGGTGTACGAGCAGTATGGACAGACAGTGCGCCAGCGTTGCCGCCACCTGTTTTTGTGCGCCGGAGCGGTGGAAACGCCCCGCTTGCTCATGCTCAACGAGCTGGCCCTCAGCAGCGGCCACGTGGGCAAGAACTTCATGGCTCACCCGGGCATGCAGGTGTGGGGTACATTTCCGGAGGACATCCGGCCCTACAAAGGCATTCCGGGCGGGCTGATTTCCGAGGACACGCACCGGCCCAAGAATGCCGATTTCGCGGGGGGCTACCTGTTGCAGAGCATTGGGGTGATGCCCGTGACCTTTGCCACCCAGATGGTGCGCCAGCGCAAGCTCTGGGGCCAGGCCCTGCGCGACTACATGCGCAGCTACAACCACATGGCCGGCATCAACATTCTGGGTGACTGCCTGCCGCACGCGGCGAACTTCCTGGAGCTGGCCGAAGAGAAAGATGCGCGGGGGCTGCCCAAGCCCCGCCTGCACTTCACGGCCCAGGAAAACGAGCAGCGCATGAACCGCCACGCCGAAAAGCTGATGCGCCAGATCTGGGAAGCCGCCGGTGCCCGCGACATCTGGGCTTTCGAGCGGTACGCCCACGTGATAGGCACGGCGCGCATGGGCCTAAGCGGCGACGACGCGGTAGTAAACCCCGAGGGCCGGGCCTTCGACGTGCCCAACCTCTACATCTGCGACAACTCCGTGTTTCCCAGCGCCCTCAGCGTCAACCCCGCCCTTACCATCATGGCCCTCAGCCTGCGCACCGCCGATAAGTTTCTGGCCAGCCTGCGGTAG
- a CDS encoding family 1 glycosylhydrolase — protein sequence MKSFLTHIKKHFGDGSYQGDQYGGAAGHDGSGLPTNLPGNFMFATGIECSYPTIANGTIRRDLLAETDHYNRYQEDLALVRELGLKVLRYNLPYYLIHKAPGQFDWEFADKAMAEIKRLGITPILDLMHFGVPDWVGNFQNPELPVHFAEYCGAVARRYPWVRFYTPVNEIYVTARASAKDGIWNEQLKDDRAFITAMKHITAASIMGNQQIAKYRPDCVIVQSESAEYIHEMRAVQSPEIRLQNKLRFLSLDLLYAHTIDSEVLLYCLDNGLTRDELEWFMAGEPPGYQIMGNDYYGRNERIIKPDGNWCAAEDVLGWYTMTRQYYERYRKPVMHTETNTFNAKDAECWLWKQWVNVQRIRQDGVPVVGFTWYSLLDQLDWDISLAEKRLSVNACGLYDLDRKIRPVGESYKMMIREFGQITMVPHGEMFELTSRPATLKVEK from the coding sequence ATGAAATCCTTTCTCACGCATATCAAGAAACACTTCGGCGACGGCAGCTACCAGGGCGACCAGTACGGCGGGGCTGCCGGCCACGACGGATCCGGCCTGCCCACCAACCTGCCCGGTAACTTCATGTTTGCCACCGGCATTGAGTGTTCGTATCCCACCATTGCCAACGGCACCATCCGGCGCGACCTGCTGGCCGAAACCGACCACTACAACCGCTACCAGGAAGACCTGGCGCTGGTGCGGGAGCTGGGCCTGAAGGTGTTGCGCTACAACCTGCCGTACTACCTCATCCACAAAGCCCCCGGCCAGTTCGACTGGGAGTTTGCCGACAAGGCCATGGCCGAAATCAAGCGCCTGGGCATCACACCCATTCTGGATTTGATGCACTTTGGCGTGCCTGACTGGGTGGGCAACTTCCAGAACCCCGAGCTGCCCGTGCACTTTGCGGAATACTGCGGGGCCGTGGCCCGGCGCTACCCCTGGGTACGGTTCTACACGCCCGTCAACGAAATCTACGTGACGGCCCGGGCCTCCGCCAAGGACGGCATCTGGAATGAGCAGCTGAAGGACGACCGCGCCTTTATCACGGCCATGAAGCACATTACGGCGGCCAGCATCATGGGCAACCAGCAGATAGCCAAGTACCGGCCCGACTGCGTGATTGTGCAAAGTGAGTCGGCAGAGTACATCCACGAGATGCGCGCCGTGCAAAGCCCCGAAATCCGGCTGCAGAACAAGCTCCGGTTTCTCTCCCTCGACCTGCTCTACGCCCACACTATCGACTCGGAAGTGCTGCTCTACTGCCTGGATAACGGCCTCACGCGCGACGAGCTGGAGTGGTTTATGGCTGGCGAGCCGCCCGGCTACCAGATCATGGGCAACGACTACTACGGCCGCAACGAGCGAATCATCAAGCCCGATGGCAACTGGTGCGCGGCCGAGGACGTGCTGGGCTGGTACACTATGACGCGCCAGTACTACGAGCGGTACCGCAAGCCTGTGATGCACACCGAAACCAACACCTTCAACGCCAAAGATGCCGAGTGCTGGCTCTGGAAGCAGTGGGTGAACGTGCAGCGCATCCGCCAGGACGGTGTGCCGGTGGTAGGCTTCACGTGGTATAGCCTGCTGGACCAGCTCGACTGGGACATCAGCCTGGCCGAGAAGCGCCTTTCCGTGAATGCCTGCGGCCTTTACGACCTCGACCGCAAAATCCGGCCGGTAGGAGAGAGCTATAAAATGATGATCCGGGAGTTTGGGCAGATAACCATGGTGCCCCACGGCGAAATGTTCGAGCTGACTTCCCGGCCCGCGACGCTTAAAGTGGAGAAGTAG